The nucleotide window AATGCAGGCTGGCAGCGCCACCGCGTACTCAAGACCATCGAGGAGAAACAGTCGTGCCCGACTTCCCGGAGGACCTCAAATACACCACCGAACACGAGTGGGTGCGCGAGGGCAACGAGTCGACCGTACGGATCGGCGTGACCGACTACGCGGCCGAACAGCTCGGCGACATCGTCTTCGTCTCATTGCCGGCGGTCGGCGACGAGGTCACCGCCGGCGATGCCTGCGGCGAGTTGGAGTCGACCAAATCGGTGTCGGACATCTTCAGCCCGGTCTCGGGTGTGATCAGCGCGATCAACGATCAGCTCGACGACAGCCCGGAGTCGGTGAACGCCGATCCGTACGGAGACGGCTGGCTTTTCGAGGTCGACACCGCCGACGGCACCGATCTGGACAGCCTGCTCGATGCGGACGCCTACGCTGACCATGTGGAGAGCCCGACCTGATGATCTACTGCACCAACTGCGGCCACCAGAACTCCGACCGCGCGAACTTCTGCAGCCAGTGCGGCACGGCGCTGGAACGCCCCCAGCGGCAGGCTGAGGACACCCGCGAAGCCGATCCGCAGAGCGGTGACGCGCGGGGCAGTGACGCTCGGGTCGGGGACACCACCCGGACGATGCCGGCCAT belongs to Microlunatus elymi and includes:
- the gcvH gene encoding glycine cleavage system protein GcvH, with amino-acid sequence MPDFPEDLKYTTEHEWVREGNESTVRIGVTDYAAEQLGDIVFVSLPAVGDEVTAGDACGELESTKSVSDIFSPVSGVISAINDQLDDSPESVNADPYGDGWLFEVDTADGTDLDSLLDADAYADHVESPT